In Lusitaniella coriacea LEGE 07157, a genomic segment contains:
- the corA gene encoding magnesium/cobalt transporter CorA: MTHSPSYSSRPPSKPNDEDDEEDYFDYFFDTPGSEPGTLSIDEDATPSQIVLIDYTEEKVTRKLNLTPDDCLTYLETDSVSWIDIQGLGSEPILRDMGRVCHLHPLLLEDVVNVPQRPKVQDYNEHLLITVQMVMPTPDEEGFISEQVGFVLGEHYLLTFQEEPEQDCFNPVRDRIRANKGKVRKTGADYLAYVLIDAIIDNFFPVLEDYGERVELLEDEVVTHPTRHTLEQIYDVRRELLALRRSIWPLRNVINTLIRDNNALINNDVQLYFRDCYDHVIQLLDIVETYRELASGLMDVYLSSISNKMNEIVNFLTVISTIFIPLTFIAGVYGMNFKNMPELDWQWGYFACWGVMIVIALSLLLLFWKRGWFENFYSLKKRN; this comes from the coding sequence ATGACACACTCTCCTTCTTACAGTTCGCGTCCCCCCAGCAAACCCAACGATGAGGACGACGAAGAAGATTATTTTGATTACTTCTTCGATACCCCAGGAAGCGAACCGGGAACCCTGAGTATTGACGAGGATGCAACCCCTTCCCAAATCGTTCTGATTGACTACACAGAAGAAAAAGTCACTCGGAAGCTAAATCTGACCCCAGACGACTGTTTGACTTATTTAGAGACGGACTCGGTGTCTTGGATTGACATTCAGGGGTTGGGAAGCGAACCCATTTTGCGCGATATGGGTCGCGTTTGCCATTTGCATCCCCTCCTATTAGAAGATGTGGTCAATGTTCCCCAGCGTCCAAAAGTGCAAGATTATAACGAGCATCTGCTGATTACCGTACAGATGGTCATGCCGACACCCGATGAGGAAGGATTTATCAGCGAACAGGTGGGGTTTGTCCTGGGAGAACATTACCTCCTTACCTTTCAGGAAGAACCAGAACAGGATTGTTTTAATCCCGTGCGCGATCGAATTCGTGCGAATAAAGGTAAAGTTCGTAAAACAGGGGCAGACTATCTCGCCTACGTTCTAATCGACGCAATTATCGATAATTTTTTCCCCGTTTTGGAAGATTATGGGGAACGGGTTGAATTGTTAGAAGATGAAGTCGTTACGCATCCCACACGACATACCCTAGAGCAAATTTATGACGTGCGACGGGAATTACTCGCACTGCGTCGTTCGATTTGGCCTCTGCGCAACGTCATTAATACCTTAATCCGCGATAATAATGCCTTAATTAATAACGACGTTCAACTTTATTTTCGCGACTGTTACGATCACGTCATTCAACTCCTCGATATTGTCGAAACTTATCGCGAGTTAGCATCGGGTTTAATGGATGTCTATTTATCGTCCATTAGCAACAAGATGAATGAAATTGTTAATTTTTTGACGGTAATTTCTACAATATTCATTCCCCTCACCTTTATTGCAGGGGTTTATGGCATGAACTTCAAAAATATGCCCGAACTGGACTGGCAGTGGGGATATTTTGCCTGTTGGGGCGTGATGATTGTTATTGCCCTGAGTTTATTATTACTATTTTGGAAGCGCGGGTGGTTTGAGAATTTTTATTCGCTAAAAAAACGCAACTAG